From Bacillus pumilus, one genomic window encodes:
- a CDS encoding 1,4-dihydroxy-2-naphthoate polyprenyltransferase translates to MQHQSISDQLSPIKPDKNWRIWWNLLRPHTLTAAFIPVTLGTVLALPSGQIHVGLFLAMLLASMFIQIATNMFNEYFDYVRGLDNEKSVGIGGAIVRNGVKPKTVLGLAYALFALSLLLGVYICMMSSWWIALIGLICMAAGYFYTGGPVPIAYTPFGELVSGAFMGLGIILISFYIQTGTLTSKAFLVSLPISILVGAILLSNNIRDLDGDKENGRKTLAILAGRKAAVNILLSMFLVSYVLIFVYIFTDIVGLWSLLVLLSVPKAYTAIKEFKQKEKPIELMNAMKSTAQTNTFFGFLLTIALILQYYIA, encoded by the coding sequence ATGCAGCATCAATCGATATCAGATCAGCTTTCACCGATTAAGCCTGATAAGAACTGGCGGATTTGGTGGAATTTACTACGACCGCATACATTAACAGCGGCATTTATTCCCGTTACTTTAGGAACTGTTCTAGCACTTCCAAGTGGTCAAATACATGTTGGGCTATTTTTAGCTATGCTGTTGGCATCTATGTTTATCCAAATCGCAACGAACATGTTTAATGAGTACTTTGATTATGTTCGCGGATTGGACAACGAGAAATCTGTTGGCATCGGCGGAGCCATTGTAAGAAACGGTGTGAAGCCAAAAACAGTCCTCGGCCTCGCTTATGCACTATTTGCGCTTTCTTTACTACTAGGGGTGTATATTTGCATGATGTCTAGCTGGTGGATTGCACTGATAGGACTCATTTGTATGGCAGCAGGCTATTTCTATACCGGCGGCCCTGTACCCATTGCATATACGCCGTTTGGAGAACTTGTGTCAGGTGCTTTTATGGGACTAGGAATCATCTTGATTAGTTTCTATATCCAAACAGGCACACTGACATCTAAAGCTTTTCTCGTTTCACTACCAATTTCTATTTTAGTTGGTGCCATCTTACTATCGAACAATATCCGCGATTTAGACGGCGATAAAGAAAATGGACGAAAAACACTTGCAATCCTTGCTGGGCGAAAAGCTGCAGTGAACATTTTACTTTCCATGTTTTTGGTCTCATATGTACTTATTTTTGTTTATATCTTCACAGATATTGTCGGCCTTTGGAGTCTTCTTGTTTTACTCAGTGTGCCAAAAGCATATACAGCTATCAAAGAATTTAAGCAAAAAGAAAAACCAATTGAATTAATGAATGCCATGAAATCTACAGCTCAAACCAATACATTTTTCGGTTTCCTGCTGACAATCGCTTTGATCTTACAATACTATATTGCGTAA
- a CDS encoding GNAT family N-acetyltransferase, translating to MKVRHAVQKDIPKIAEIHVKSWQTTYQGIINQEYLDGLNIEDREESWRRRSLEGTFVAEDDDGVFGFASFGKQRDERYSTYDGELYAIYLLEEKQKSGAGIALIAEGVSYLIEKGYQNIMLWVFEQNSAKHFYQKLQPHFVVTSQFELAGEKYNEIGYGWELPVLNDHLHRIKLSASNNNERKK from the coding sequence ATGAAGGTGAGGCATGCTGTACAAAAAGATATTCCTAAAATTGCCGAAATACATGTGAAGAGCTGGCAGACGACTTATCAAGGCATTATTAATCAGGAGTATTTGGATGGTTTAAATATAGAAGATCGAGAAGAGAGCTGGAGAAGAAGGTCGCTTGAAGGGACGTTTGTCGCAGAAGATGATGACGGGGTATTTGGTTTTGCTTCTTTTGGAAAACAGCGTGATGAGCGCTATTCAACATATGATGGAGAACTTTACGCGATCTATTTATTGGAAGAGAAACAGAAATCAGGAGCAGGTATCGCTTTAATTGCAGAAGGAGTGAGTTATTTAATAGAGAAAGGGTATCAGAATATAATGCTGTGGGTATTTGAACAAAATTCGGCAAAGCATTTTTATCAAAAGCTTCAACCTCATTTTGTCGTTACCAGCCAGTTCGAGCTGGCTGGCGAGAAGTATAATGAAATAGGGTATGGGTGGGAGCTGCCTGTATTAAATGACCATCTACACCGAATTAAATTGTCAGCTTCCAATAATAATGAGAGAAAAAAGTGA
- the thiT gene encoding energy-coupled thiamine transporter ThiT — MQQSNQLVRLMEIAIMTSLALVLDYLSGLFLRMPNGGSLALIMIPVILMSIRWGISTGFIIGVLIAGLQLMNGPIIATPVQGFLDYFVASVVISLSGLFSGLIKKAIQDQKRKQQFFYITLSVFVASFFRLLTFFISGVVFFSHYAPKGTPGWVYSLIYNSTYMVPSFIICSIVLCILIPSASRLVFPHKK; from the coding sequence ATGCAGCAATCAAATCAATTGGTACGACTGATGGAAATCGCAATTATGACTTCACTTGCACTTGTATTAGATTACTTATCAGGTCTCTTTTTAAGAATGCCAAATGGCGGATCTCTTGCGCTGATTATGATACCCGTCATTCTTATGTCTATTAGATGGGGAATATCAACCGGGTTTATCATTGGTGTGCTTATTGCAGGCCTTCAGCTGATGAATGGCCCTATTATCGCTACACCTGTTCAAGGATTTCTCGATTATTTCGTCGCATCTGTTGTCATTTCCCTAAGCGGTCTATTTTCTGGGTTGATCAAAAAAGCCATTCAGGATCAAAAGCGAAAGCAGCAATTCTTCTATATTACCTTATCCGTATTTGTTGCAAGTTTCTTTAGACTGTTGACGTTCTTTATCTCTGGTGTTGTTTTCTTTTCTCATTATGCACCAAAAGGAACTCCAGGTTGGGTTTACTCTTTAATTTATAACAGCACATATATGGTTCCTTCATTTATTATTTGCAGTATCGTTCTTTGCATACTCATACCAAGTGCATCTCGTTTGGTTTTTCCTCACAAAAAATAA
- a CDS encoding TraR/DksA C4-type zinc finger protein, producing MLSKDELHHLKQRLLDEKQELEAKSHDDEQKVSFPYDSLGELSAYDNHPGDQGTELFERGKDIALNSLEHEHLLDINEALQAITDGSYGLCKVCKAPIPKERLEALPSAVTCTEHSKEQTVSQNRPIEEDLLSPPSDQFENEESAAYDGEDAYQDVERYGNSDTPSDMEFPPLTYDDVYTQSEDEDYVEDYEGFAAADIEGKASKVYPNKAHEAYEEALDEEGVMTVFGDLKPYEEEPYTEENH from the coding sequence TTGTTGTCTAAAGACGAATTACATCATTTGAAGCAGCGACTTCTCGATGAAAAACAAGAACTCGAAGCTAAAAGCCATGACGATGAACAAAAAGTATCATTTCCTTATGATTCGCTCGGAGAACTGTCAGCCTATGATAACCACCCAGGTGATCAAGGGACAGAGCTATTCGAACGCGGGAAAGATATTGCGTTAAACAGTTTGGAACATGAACATCTGTTAGACATCAATGAAGCACTTCAAGCCATCACAGACGGCTCTTATGGTCTGTGCAAGGTCTGTAAGGCCCCTATTCCAAAGGAACGCTTAGAAGCCTTGCCTAGTGCCGTCACATGCACAGAACATTCAAAAGAACAAACCGTTTCACAAAACCGTCCGATTGAAGAGGATTTATTAAGTCCGCCATCAGATCAATTTGAAAATGAAGAAAGCGCAGCCTATGATGGAGAGGATGCATATCAAGACGTAGAACGCTATGGAAACTCTGATACCCCGTCCGATATGGAATTCCCTCCATTGACATACGATGATGTGTATACGCAATCAGAAGATGAAGATTATGTGGAGGACTATGAAGGATTCGCAGCAGCTGATATTGAGGGCAAAGCAAGCAAGGTATATCCAAATAAAGCCCACGAAGCCTATGAAGAGGCATTAGACGAAGAAGGTGTCATGACGGTATTTGGTGACTTGAAGCCGTACGAAGAAGAACCTTATACAGAAGAAAATCATTAG
- a CDS encoding isochorismate synthase has protein sequence MVTTVQSTFRQEALATLEEANNVNHAVLISYSRRVDDLDPLAFFQSGEADFLGERFFWSDPESQMIFSGLGRAAVIKSTEQGKERFDIVHQEWEQLKQHMFHFHDEKELRQAAVGPLLFGGFSFDPYEEKARHWEAFGEAHFFVPSMMLTVSKEGTFLTINEWKQVDGNVHQLIQELEQKASHFETLPLRHDGQAELVHMEELDVKEWMKAIQEATDHIRANEYEKVVLAREVLLHYKNQIELAPLLAELLKHQTTSYVFAVEQGRQAFVGATPERLVKKSGGEVFSSCLAGSIVRGKDEAEDRALGEELLHDEKNLIEHQIVVNMIEQAFEANCLHVHKPNQPSLYKTKNIQHLFTPIVGEIKSSCSLFSLIEQLHPTPALGGYPKEKAVEVIREIEPLKRGWYAAPVGWIDSQDNGEFAVAIRSGLIEEDHVRLFAGCGIVEDSLAKQEYEETQVKLRPMLSALGGRPIE, from the coding sequence ATGGTGACAACAGTGCAAAGTACTTTCCGGCAGGAAGCGCTTGCGACATTAGAAGAAGCGAATAACGTCAACCATGCTGTTTTGATAAGCTACTCCAGAAGAGTTGACGATCTGGATCCTCTTGCCTTTTTCCAAAGCGGCGAAGCGGATTTTTTAGGCGAGCGGTTTTTTTGGTCTGATCCAGAAAGCCAAATGATATTTTCTGGACTTGGCAGAGCGGCCGTCATTAAATCAACTGAGCAAGGCAAGGAACGATTTGATATAGTCCATCAAGAATGGGAACAGCTGAAGCAGCACATGTTCCATTTTCATGATGAGAAGGAGTTAAGGCAAGCGGCTGTTGGTCCGCTTTTATTTGGAGGATTCTCATTTGATCCGTATGAAGAGAAGGCGCGTCACTGGGAAGCTTTTGGCGAGGCTCATTTTTTTGTGCCATCGATGATGCTCACTGTCTCGAAAGAAGGCACGTTTCTTACGATCAATGAATGGAAGCAGGTGGACGGGAATGTTCATCAGCTCATTCAAGAATTAGAACAAAAAGCCTCTCATTTTGAAACATTACCGCTCAGACATGATGGACAAGCTGAACTTGTTCATATGGAAGAACTAGATGTGAAGGAATGGATGAAGGCGATCCAAGAAGCGACAGACCACATTCGTGCAAACGAATATGAAAAGGTTGTTTTAGCAAGAGAAGTCTTGCTTCACTATAAAAATCAAATAGAACTCGCTCCACTGTTAGCAGAATTATTAAAGCATCAAACAACGAGTTATGTATTTGCGGTTGAACAAGGAAGACAAGCATTTGTCGGAGCTACGCCGGAACGCTTAGTAAAAAAAAGCGGCGGAGAGGTCTTTTCATCTTGTTTAGCAGGTTCGATTGTTCGAGGAAAAGATGAAGCGGAAGATCGAGCATTAGGCGAGGAACTGCTGCATGATGAGAAGAATTTGATTGAACATCAAATTGTCGTCAATATGATTGAGCAAGCATTTGAGGCCAATTGCCTTCACGTGCACAAACCAAATCAACCTAGTCTTTATAAAACAAAAAACATTCAGCATTTGTTTACACCGATTGTGGGAGAAATTAAAAGCAGCTGTTCCCTCTTTTCATTAATTGAACAGCTCCATCCGACGCCAGCATTAGGCGGATATCCGAAGGAAAAAGCGGTTGAGGTCATTCGTGAAATCGAACCGTTGAAGCGTGGCTGGTACGCGGCGCCGGTGGGCTGGATTGACTCTCAGGATAATGGAGAATTTGCTGTCGCCATTCGGTCAGGTCTTATTGAGGAAGACCATGTTCGTTTGTTCGCTGGCTGCGGCATTGTAGAGGATTCCCTTGCAAAGCAGGAGTACGAGGAAACGCAAGTGAAATTAAGACCAATGCTATCTGCTCTTGGAGGTCGTCCGATTGAATAA
- the menD gene encoding 2-succinyl-5-enolpyruvyl-6-hydroxy-3-cyclohexene-1-carboxylic-acid synthase yields MNNQIMTTYIGRLMDEFVQGGVKEAVVCPGSRSTPLAMLALAHQDINVHVLVDERSAAFYALGLAKASQAPVLLICTSGTAAANFYPAIVEAHYSRVPLIVLTADRPHELREVGAPQAIDQQFLFGKFVKWFTDLALPEESQTMLRYVQTAAARANHMSMQEPKGPVQINVPLREPLLPDLSIDPFEREETGRKKVIAAGQAFPNDDVMSEIVTVMNHSKKGLIVCGELHTQEEKEAVLRLSKALHIPILADPLSHLRNGHEHADLIIDAYDSLLKDEALQQHLLPDMVIRFGPMPVSKPLFKWLEKHVEVNQIVVDAAGGFRDPGLSASYVIESDVATFVDEVFKRADQREDTSFLKRWQNANSSFRTHASHYSDENLSFEGNVYRQLQHLLPKESVLFIGNSMPIRDVDTFFEAQSKPFRMMANRGANGIDGVVSTALGTYAALKQPVTLVIGDLSFYHDMNGLLAAKLLDIPLTVVLLNNDGGGIFSFLPQASDEPYYEKLFGTPTGLNFEYASKLYGGTYSKPSTKQELHDVYMAHIEEPGLHLIEIETDRHSRVSKHRQMMDDILEEVKKECLLS; encoded by the coding sequence TTGAATAATCAAATCATGACAACATATATTGGCAGATTGATGGATGAATTTGTACAAGGTGGTGTGAAGGAAGCGGTTGTCTGTCCTGGTTCCCGTTCAACCCCGCTTGCGATGCTGGCTCTTGCCCATCAAGACATCAATGTTCATGTATTAGTGGATGAACGGTCTGCTGCTTTTTATGCGCTTGGTCTTGCAAAAGCAAGTCAAGCACCAGTGCTGCTTATTTGTACATCAGGTACGGCAGCTGCTAACTTTTACCCAGCCATTGTAGAGGCACATTATTCCCGTGTACCACTTATTGTTTTAACTGCTGATCGGCCGCACGAATTGAGGGAAGTTGGGGCACCTCAAGCGATTGATCAGCAATTCTTATTCGGTAAGTTTGTTAAATGGTTCACAGACTTAGCATTGCCAGAAGAAAGTCAGACGATGTTACGCTATGTTCAGACGGCTGCGGCAAGAGCAAATCATATGTCAATGCAAGAGCCGAAGGGACCTGTTCAGATCAATGTCCCTCTGAGAGAACCATTGCTTCCTGATTTGTCTATTGATCCTTTTGAGCGAGAAGAAACAGGCCGAAAAAAGGTCATAGCTGCAGGACAGGCTTTCCCAAATGATGATGTGATGTCTGAAATCGTGACGGTCATGAACCATTCCAAAAAGGGACTGATTGTGTGTGGTGAACTTCATACACAGGAAGAGAAAGAGGCAGTGTTACGTCTTTCGAAAGCCTTGCATATTCCGATTTTAGCGGACCCGCTTTCTCATTTGCGAAATGGTCATGAACATGCAGATCTTATTATTGATGCGTATGATTCATTATTGAAAGATGAAGCATTGCAGCAGCATCTATTGCCGGATATGGTCATTCGTTTTGGACCGATGCCTGTGTCCAAACCTTTATTCAAGTGGCTGGAAAAACATGTGGAAGTGAATCAGATTGTCGTTGATGCTGCCGGAGGTTTTCGAGATCCTGGCTTGAGTGCTTCATACGTCATTGAAAGTGATGTGGCAACTTTTGTAGATGAAGTATTCAAGAGAGCGGATCAACGTGAGGATACAAGTTTTCTAAAACGCTGGCAGAATGCTAATTCTTCATTCAGAACGCATGCATCCCATTATTCTGATGAGAATCTGTCATTTGAGGGAAATGTGTACCGTCAGCTTCAGCATCTCTTGCCGAAGGAGAGTGTCCTTTTTATCGGAAACAGTATGCCGATTCGTGATGTGGATACATTTTTTGAAGCGCAATCGAAGCCTTTTCGGATGATGGCGAATCGAGGAGCCAATGGCATTGATGGCGTTGTGTCTACAGCACTTGGCACGTATGCGGCTTTGAAACAGCCAGTCACCTTAGTGATTGGAGATTTATCATTTTATCATGATATGAACGGTTTGCTTGCAGCTAAGCTGCTGGACATTCCGCTGACGGTTGTGTTGTTAAACAATGATGGGGGAGGCATCTTTTCTTTCCTTCCACAGGCGTCTGATGAACCGTATTATGAAAAACTCTTCGGTACGCCGACTGGACTGAATTTTGAGTATGCTTCGAAGCTGTATGGGGGAACCTATTCGAAACCGTCAACGAAACAAGAATTACATGATGTCTACATGGCGCATATAGAAGAGCCTGGGCTTCATTTAATTGAAATTGAAACTGATCGGCATTCTCGTGTAAGCAAGCATCGTCAAATGATGGATGACATATTGGAAGAAGTGAAAAAAGAATGTCTTCTTTCATAA
- a CDS encoding TspO/MBR family protein: MARKSIIWAVVVFFITYALFSIAGFLFPIDREWYDALNKPEWTPSGGVIGAVWAVLFALISLSAAIIYGKYGFQKITLPFWILFLLNYVFNQAFSFFQFTQKDLFAATIDCLLVALTALALVIVSRKLSKVVPILLVPYVLWGFFATYLSYTIYSMNM, encoded by the coding sequence ATGGCAAGAAAAAGTATCATTTGGGCAGTGGTTGTCTTCTTTATTACATACGCATTATTCTCTATTGCCGGATTCTTGTTTCCGATTGACAGAGAGTGGTATGATGCACTGAATAAACCAGAATGGACACCGAGTGGTGGTGTAATTGGTGCTGTGTGGGCTGTCTTATTTGCTCTGATCTCGTTGTCCGCAGCGATCATTTATGGAAAGTACGGATTTCAAAAAATCACTTTACCATTTTGGATTCTTTTTCTTTTAAATTACGTATTTAATCAAGCCTTTAGTTTTTTTCAATTTACACAAAAAGATTTATTTGCCGCTACGATCGACTGCCTGCTTGTAGCACTGACAGCACTTGCACTTGTCATCGTCTCGCGTAAACTAAGCAAAGTCGTTCCAATTTTACTGGTCCCTTATGTCTTATGGGGCTTCTTTGCGACATACTTGTCTTATACGATCTATTCCATGAATATGTAA
- a CDS encoding IS1182 family transposase: MFHTRNSSQHEAEFVLLDQLVEEDHLLRKIDQYIDFSFIVDKVKPYYSENKGRPSLDPLILFKMMFIGYLYGIRSERQLEKEIYYNMAYRWFLGLNINDPVPHHSTISWNRRTRFKDTTIFQDIFDEIVLQAINHDMVGGRVLFTDSTHLKANANKHKYTRKTIEQDTQNYINELEEAIQEDRVAHGKKPLKVKEEVKTKKDIRQSMTDPESGYLYRENKPEGFFYLDHRTTDMKYNIITDAHVTPGNIHDSIPYLDRLDHQIARFGFQVEAVALDSGYLTTSICKGLSDRHIFGVIAHRRFHPTRGLFEKWKFQYDSESDHYICPNGEKLLYTTTDRKGYRFYKSDPKKCVSCPFLESCTRSKNHQKVISRHVWEEHKEKIRQNRLSASGKELYKKRKEKIERSFADSKQLHGLRYCRLRGKQNVSEQVLLTAACQNMKKIATHLAKLG, encoded by the coding sequence ATGTTCCACACTAGAAATTCTTCTCAGCACGAAGCCGAATTTGTATTGCTAGATCAACTGGTCGAAGAGGATCACCTGCTTCGTAAAATTGATCAGTACATTGATTTTTCATTTATCGTAGATAAAGTAAAACCGTATTATAGTGAGAATAAAGGTCGCCCTTCTCTTGATCCACTTATTTTGTTCAAAATGATGTTTATCGGATACCTGTACGGTATCCGTTCTGAAAGACAACTTGAAAAAGAAATTTACTATAACATGGCGTATAGATGGTTTTTAGGTTTGAACATCAATGACCCCGTTCCTCATCACTCGACCATTAGCTGGAATCGTCGTACTCGATTTAAAGATACAACGATTTTTCAAGATATTTTTGATGAAATTGTGCTTCAAGCCATCAATCATGATATGGTAGGAGGCCGCGTTCTTTTTACTGATTCAACTCATCTTAAAGCCAATGCCAATAAACATAAATATACGAGAAAAACGATTGAACAAGATACCCAGAACTATATAAATGAATTAGAAGAAGCGATCCAAGAAGATCGGGTGGCACACGGAAAAAAGCCCTTAAAGGTAAAAGAGGAGGTGAAAACGAAAAAAGACATTCGTCAAAGTATGACTGACCCTGAGAGTGGCTATCTTTATCGTGAAAATAAACCGGAAGGCTTTTTCTACCTAGACCACCGTACAACGGATATGAAGTACAATATCATCACGGATGCCCATGTCACGCCCGGCAATATCCATGATTCTATTCCGTATCTTGATCGATTGGATCACCAAATCGCCCGATTTGGTTTTCAAGTAGAAGCTGTTGCCCTTGATTCTGGTTATTTGACAACCTCAATCTGTAAAGGTTTATCGGATCGCCATATTTTTGGTGTCATCGCACATAGACGCTTTCATCCAACAAGAGGATTATTTGAGAAGTGGAAATTTCAGTATGATTCTGAATCTGATCACTACATATGCCCAAATGGCGAGAAGCTATTATATACGACAACTGATCGAAAAGGTTATAGGTTCTACAAATCAGACCCTAAAAAATGCGTATCGTGTCCTTTCCTTGAGAGCTGTACAAGATCGAAAAATCATCAAAAAGTGATCTCAAGACATGTATGGGAGGAACACAAAGAAAAGATCAGACAAAATCGTCTGTCTGCCTCTGGAAAAGAGCTATATAAAAAAAGAAAAGAAAAAATAGAGCGAAGCTTTGCAGATTCAAAACAACTGCACGGGCTTCGCTACTGTCGGTTGAGGGGAAAACAAAACGTGAGTGAGCAAGTTCTCCTCACAGCTGCGTGCCAGAACATGAAGAAGATTGCCACACACCTAGCGAAGCTAGGCTAG